The Bradyrhizobium betae genomic interval CCACGGCCGTGCCGCCGACGAACAGCGAGCGCGAGCCGACGCTGCCGAAGCCCTGCGCCAGATCCGTGTCGCCCTGCACGACATCGATCTTCTCCATGGGGATACCGAGCGTGTCGGAAATCATCTGCGTGTAGGTCGTCTGCAAGCCCTGCCCCATCGCCATGGTGCCGGAATGCAGGATGACGCGGCCTTCCGAGGTCGCGTGCAGGCTGACCTTCTCGGTGTGGGCGCGGCCGCCGGTCCATTCGATGTAGGAGGTCAGCCCGCGGCCGTAGAGCAGGCCCTTCTTCCTCGCGGCCTTCTTGCGTGCGGCAAAGCCGTCCCAGTCGGCGAGCTTCACGGCACGATCGAGCATGTGCGCGAAGGCGCCGGAATCGTAAACCTGCCCGGCCGCGTTGGTATAGGGCAGCTGCGCCGGCTTGATGTAGTTGGCTTTGCGGATCGCACGCGGATCCATGCCGATTTTTCGCGCGGCGGCGTCGAACAGGCGCTCGACGATGAAGACCGCCTCAGGGCGGCCCGCGCCGCGATAGGCGCCGACCGGCGCGGTGTGGGTCATCACGGACTTGATCTCGAAATGCACCAGCGGCAGATCGTAGACGCCGGTCTGCACGAACGGGCCGAGCACGAGCGGAATGATGTTCGCCGCACCCGAGGAGTATGCGCCGGTGCAGCCGATCGACTTGACGCGATAGGCCAGCACCTTGCCCTTCTCGTCGAGCGCAAAGGACGCGGTCGAGGTCAGATCGCGGCCGTGGGTGCCGCCGACGAATTCGTCGGTGCGGTCGCCGCGCCAGCGGATCTTCTTGCTCAGCTTGGTCGCGGCATAGGCGACGATGCCGTCTTCCGGATAGAGATTGGTCTTCTGGCCGAAGCCGCCGCCAATGTCGCCGACCAGCACGCGGACGCTGTCCTTGGGTCGCTTGAGCACGGCTTCCGCCAGCACGTCGCGGGTCGAGGCTGGAGTCTGCGACTGCACATGCAGCAGCAGACGGCCGGTCTTCCTGTCGATCTCGGCAATGGTCGAGCGCGGCTCCATCGCGGAGGGCACCAGACGCTGGCTGACGATATCGAGCTCGACGGTATGCGCGGCCTTGGCGAAGGCTTCATCCGCCTTGGCGGCATCGCCATAGCTCATCGCGCCGACGATGTTGTCGGGCGCCTCGGGCCACACCACGGGCGCGCCGGGCTTGACGGCTTCGACCGGATCGACCACCGCGGGCTGCACGTCGTATTCGACCACGATCGCTTCGGCGGCGCTCTGCGCCTCGGTGCGCGAGGAGGCGACCACGGCGGCCACGGCTTCGCCGGCATAGCGCACGATTTCGTGGGCGAGCAGGCGGCGCGGCGGCACCGTCATCGGTTTGCCGTCGGGACGCTTGAAGATGCTCAAGGTCGGGATGGTGCCGATATCGTCCTTGACGAGGTCGGCGCCGGTGTAGATCGCGGTGACACCCGGCATCGATGCCGCGGCGCCGGTGTCGATCGAGACGAGCTTGGCGTGGGCGTGCGGCGAGCGCAGCACATACAACCACAGCGCGCCCTCCTCCGGCTTGTCGTCGATGAACTGCCCCTTCCCGGTGAGCAGCCTCTGGTCTTCCAAACGCTTGACGGGCTGGCCCGCTCCGAAACGCAAATTGCCGGGAAGAATGTTCATTCCGCTGGGTCCTCAGGGTCTTTTCGAAACTGCGGCCCGCCTTTTAGCGGATCGACCGGGAGCATGCCAGCCGCGGTTTTGGGCGATCACTCCGCAATTTCGTCATGCCCGGGCTTGTCCCGGCCATCCACGTTCTTCTCGTGTGGAGGCGCGTGGATGGCCGGGTCAAGCCCGGCCATGACGACGGAGGGGATGGCTACGCCAGCTCCCTGAGCGCGGCCTCCACGACCTTGCGCGCGTCGTCCGTCAGAGGGGCCTGCGGCGGGACGGGGTCGCCGACCTCATAACCCTGGCTCGCGAGCCCCGCCTTGATGCAGGCGGCGAGATTGAAGCGCGCGAAGGCCTCGTTGATCCGCCACAGCCTGCGCTGCAGCGCCATGGCCTCGTCCCAGCGGCCTGCCTTGCAGAGGTCGTACAGCGCGACGCTCTGGCGCGGGATGATGCAGGCCGGGCCCGCCATCCAGCCGAGGCCGCCGATCAGCATCACCGCGGCCGGAATATGGGCGGAGGCCGAGAATACGCGCAAGGCATCGCCGCAGCGGTTCATGATCGAGAGCAGCCGGCCGGTATTGGTCGAGGCGTCCTTGATGTAGCCGATGCGCGGATGCGCGGCGAGGCGCGCGATGACGTCGAGCGTCAGGTCGGAGCGCTGGAATTGCGGATTGGTGTACATGACGACGGGAATGTCCACCGCGTCGGCGATGCCGCGGAAATAGGATTCCACCTGCGCGTCCGCGAGCGGAAAATACGCCTCCAGGATCGCCAGAATGCCGTTGGCCCCGAGCTTCTGATACGCCTTCGCCTGCGCCACCGCGTCAGCCGTCGACGTGGAAGCGACGCCGGCGACCACGGGCACGCGGCCCTTCGCGGCCTCGATGGTGGTCTGCACGACCGCCGTGCGCTGCGCGGCGTTGAGATAGGCGAACTCGCCGGTCGAGCCCAGCGGCGTCAGCCCGTGCACGCCGGCGCCGATCAGATCGTCGCAGAGTCTTGCCAGCACCTTCGTGCGGACAGAGCCGTCCGCATCGACAGGCGAGACCAGATAGGGAAACACACCGTGAAATTCGGTCATGGCGGGTCCGATGCAGAAGGCTGGAGCATACCGGCAAGCAGGCGGCGCGCGCCCTGCCGTTGCTGCTAACACGCAAAAAAATTGCCAGCAAGCTTGCGCATTGACCACTCTTTAACGACGTGGCGCGGCGGCCATCATGTCGCGCCCTTCCCCCACGCCTTGTTAGGGAGTGATGGTGATGGTGCCGGCCATGCCCATTACAATGTTGTCCAGGCATTTGCATCCCGATCCGCGCATCCGGCGCGAACTCGTCGATCTCCTGTACACGTCCCTGCCGCAAGTGTCCGCCATCGGCGTCACGTCGGTGACGGGGGCCGTGGCGCTGGCCGTCATGAGCGGCGATGCCGGCTACGCCGTCGTCGCGGCCTTCATCTTCATCACGGCCTCGGCCCGGATCTTTTCCCTGTTCCGCTACAAGTCCCGCGCCGCGCAGTTCTCCGATGCCGACGTGATCCGCTGGGAGCGGCTCTACGGCGCCGGCGCTTCCGCGTTCGGCCTTGCGCTCGGCATGCTGTCATATCGGGCGCTCCAGATCGACGACGACCCGGGAGCGTGGATAGCATTCGGGCTTTCGATGTCGTTCTGCGTCGGTATGGTCTCACGCGCGGCAATCCGTCCCTGGATCATCCTGACGACTGCCGCAATCCTGCTCGCACCAACCATCGCGGCCAGCCTGCTGCGGCCCGAGCTCGCCTACAAGCTCGGCGCGGTGATGCTGGTGTTCTTCTGGCTGACCCTGCGCGAAGCCTCCGAGCACCTCAGCGCCGCCTTCGTCGAACGCCTCGAAGCCAAGCATCGGCTGGCGCGGCAGGCCACCCACGATTTCCTCACGGGACTGCCGAACCGGGCCGCGTTTCTCCAGGCGCCGGCGGACACACGCGGCGACTTCGCCATCATTGCCATCGATCTCGACGGCTTCAAGCCGGTCAACGACCGTCACGGCCATCACGCCGGCGACGATCTGCTGCGCCAGGTGGCGGAGCGGCTGTCGTTCTGCATCGGCGGTACCGGACTTGCCGCGCGCTTCGGCGGCGACGAGTTCATGATGCTCAAGCCGGTTGCCGCTGGCAGAGACGGCCGCGAGGAAGCACTCGCCCTGGCGCGCCGGGCCATTCTCGATCTCTCGATCCCGTTCCTGCTGACCGACATCCCGGTCCGCATTGGCGCGAGCGCAGGAATTCTCGTCAGCGCCGGCGCTGCGACCGCCGGTGCGACGGCGCAGCTTCTCGAGCGGGTCGACCGCGCCCTCTACGCAGCGAAACGCGCCGGAGGCAGCCGCTTCGCATGGGCGGATGAGGATTTCGGCCTCGAACGCGCAGCAGGCTGAAGCTGCCGCGTTCGATCACGCCCTGAGCAGCCGCACCCGCGTGCCCCAGGGATCGATCGCCTCCACGCCGTTCGCAAGCGTCGTGAGCTGCGCCCCGCCCTTGCGCAGGCGTTCCTCCTGCGCGGCGAGGATGTCCTGCTTCGCCGTCACCAGCGAAAACCAGGCGAGGCCCGTGGCGGCATCGTCCCGCTGACCGGCGCCCTGGCTCTGCCAGACGTTCATGCCGAGGTGATGGTGATAGCGGCCCGACGACAGGAACGCGGCGCCGTTGCGCTTGCGGGTCGGATCGAGGCCGATCGTGCCGTGATAGAAGCTCTCGGCCTGCGCGAGGTCGCCGACGCGCAGATGCATGTGGCCGACGCGCAAGCCGTCCGGCGCCCTGGCATAGTCGGCGACGCGCGTGTTGGTCAGCGACAGCAGGTCGGGAATGTTGAGCTCGTCGGTCGCCATCTTCACGCTGCCCTCGCTCCACTGCCATTGCGAGGGATCGCGGTCGGCATAGACCTCGATGCCGTTGCCTTCGGGATCGTCGAGATAGACGGACTCGCTGACGAGGTGATCGGCAAAGCCCGACAGCGGCACGCGATGCGAGGCGGCTGCCACCAGCCAGCGTGCCAGATCCTTGCGGGTCGGCATCAGGAATGCGGTGTGGTAGAGGCCGGCGGCGTTGCGCGGCTCGATCGCGGCATCGGGGCGGGCTTCCAGCACCAGCAGCGTGATGCCGGCCGTTCCGAGCCTGGCTGCGCTGGCGGAGCGCTCCATCACGGTGAGCCCGATCACGTCGCGGTAGTAGTCGGCGACCTTGCCGAGATCCTTCACCCGCAGCGTCACCATGCCGACGCGCATCGGCGTCCGGCTCGCGTAGGTCGGCCCGCCGCCCTGCGGCATGCCCTCGGCGCGCGCCGCGGCCGCGGCAGCCATCGCCAGCGACGCCGCGCCGGCGAGTTGGAGCAGGGTGCGGCGGGTCAGGTCGATGGTCATCGGTCAGGGCTCGCTGGAAACGCTTGAGGCCATTTGGCGCAATCACGGGATTGCTACACGTTCCCGTGAGCGGCTCCCAATCACATGTTCGTCGGCCGTGGTCCTACGGAGGACTGTGCTGGTCCTGCCCACCCGGGCAGTTACGCAATCACCCGCGACATCCCAGATTGGGGGCAGCTTACAGGAGCCCGCAATGACCGATTCCACGCCTCTGTCCTCACTGTCGTCCGCGCTCGCGGATGTCGTGGCGCACGCCGCGCCATCCGTCGTCTCCGTGCATTCGCATCGTAGCCGCGCCACCGGTTTCGTCTGGAAGCCCGGTCTGATCGTCACCGCCGACGAGGCGCTGGCCGACGAGGGCGAGGTGCAGATCGCCCTGCCCGACGGCAGCACGGTCGCAGCTGTGATCGCCGGCCGCGACCACACCACCGACATCGCGCTGCTGCGCGCCGATACCGGTCTCGCCCCGGTCAAGCTCGCCACCACGGTCCCGCCGCTCGGCACGCTATCGGTCGTGGTCGCCGCCGATCGTGATGCGCCGAGCGCGGCGCTCGGCATGGTGTCGGCATCGGGCAAGGGCTGGCGCTCCCTGCGTGGCGGCGAGATCGATGCCCGGATCGAGCTCGACGTTCGCCTGCGCTTCGGCCAGCAGGGCGGGCTCGCGCTCGACGCATCAGGCCAGGCCTTCGGCATGGCCGTGCTCGGACCAAGGCGGGTGCTCGTCATCCCGACGGCGACGATCGCGCGGGTCGCGGCGCAACTCGAGACCCGCGGCCGCATCGCGCGCGGATATCTCGGCCTTGGGCTGCAGCCGGTGCGGCTCGACGACGGCATGGGCGCGATGGTGATGAATGTCGACAAGGCCGGCCCGTCCGCCACCGCCGGCATTCGCCAGGGCGACGTGATCGTCGCGGTCAACGACCAAAAGCTGTCCGGCGTGCGCGCGCTGTCACGGACGCTGGGCCCGGCAAGCGTCGGCGCGGTGGTCGATGTCGCCGCGCGCCGCGGCGGCGAGCCGGTCAGCTTCAAGGTCACTGTCGGCGAGAGGCCGGAGGCGTGAGCGGCGACACCACGCCGGAGATCGTGCTGTCGCTGGAGATCGACGATCCCGCTCTCGCCGATCGCCTGGCGGCGCTGCTCGGCAACGTCGCCGGGCTTCGCCTCGCCGCGCCGGGGGAGCAAGCCGCGGCGACGGTGGTCGCCCGCGATCCGCGCAGCATGCCCGATGATATCGCGCTGACGCAGCGCGAGCTCGACGTGCTCGCACTGATGGCCGAGGGCGCCTCGAACAAGATGATCGCGCGCCAGCTCGGCATTTCCGTGCACACGGTGAAATTCCACGTCGGCTCGCTGCTCGACAAGCTGGACGCGACCGGCCGCACCGACGCGGTGGCCCATGCGGCGCGCCGCGGCGTGATCGAGCTTTAGGCCGCGCGCCTCACGCCCGCTTGCCGCCGTTCTTCTCGGCCGCGCGGCGCATCGCTTCGGCGAGCGCACCGCCGCCGGAGGAGGCCTCCTGCTTGCGCGGCGCGGACGAGGTCATGCGGGCGGGGTTGCGCGAACTGTTGTCGCGCTGCATGCCGGGAGCGTCCTTCTTGGCGCCGACCTCGTCGTCGAGCCGCAGCGTCAGCGAGATGCGCTTGCGGGCGACCTCGAAGTCCAGCACCTTGACCTTGACGATGTCGCCGGGCTTCACCACCTCGCGCGGATCCTTGATGTAGGTCTTCGACATCGCCGAGATGTGCACGAGGCCGTCCTGGTGCACGCCGATGTCGACGAAGGCGCCGAACGCGGCGACGTTGGTCACGGTGCCCTCGAGGATCATGCCCTTCTGGAGATGCTTGATCTCCTCGACGCCCTCCTTGAACACCGCGGCCTTGAACGCCGGACGAGGATCGCGGCCGGGCTTCTCGAGTTCGCGCAGGATGTCGGTGACGGTCGGCAAACCAAAAGTCTCGTCGACGAAATCCTTCGGCTTCAGCGTGCGCACGACCTCGCTCGAGCCGATCAGCGCCTTGATGTCGCTCTTGGTCGCGGCGAGAATCCGCCGCACCACCGGATAGGCTTCCGGATGCACGCCGGAGGCATCGAGCGGATCTTCGCCGCCGAGGATACGCAGGAAGCCGGCGCACTGCTCGAACGCCTTCGGTCCGAGCCGCGGCACCTCCTTCAGCGCCTTGCGCGACTTGAACGGGCCGTTGGCGTCACGATGCGCCACGATGCTCTGGGCGAGACCCGAGCCGACGCCCGACACGCGCGCAAGCAGCGGCGCGGACGCGGTGTTGACGTCGACGCCGACCGCGTTGACGCAGTCTTCGACCACGGCATCGAGCGATTTTGCAAGCTTGGCCTGGCCGAGGTCGTGCTGATACTGGCCGACGCCGATCGCCTTGGGCTCGATCTTGACGAGCTCGGCGAGCGGATCCTGCAGGCGCCGCGCGATCGAGACCGCGCCGCGCAGGGTGACGTCGAGACCGGGCAGTTCCTCCGAGGCGAAAGCCGAGGCCGAATAGACCGACGCACCGGCCTCCGACACCACGATCTTGGTCATCTTCAGCTCGGCGAGGCCCTTGACGAGATCGCCCGCGAGCTTGTCGGTCTCGCGCGAGGCTGTGCCGTTGCCGATCGCGATCAGCTCGACGCGATGCTTCAGCGCCAGCTTGCCGAGGATCGCGAGCGCCTCATTCCATTGCCGCTGCGGCTCGTGCGGATAGATCACGGCGGTATCGACCACCTTGCCGGTCGCGTCCGTGACGGCAACCTTGACGCCGGTGCGGAAGCCGGGATCGAGCCCCATGGTGACGCGTGTGCCGGCCGGCGCGGCCAGCAGCAGATCGCGCAAATTCGACGCGAACACGCGCACCGCCTCGGTCTCGGCCGCGTTCCACAGCCGCATGCGCAGGTCGATGTTGAGATGCACCTGAATCTTGGTGCGCCAGGCCCAGCGCACGGTGTCGACCAGCCAGCGATCGCCGGCGCGCTTGAGGTCGGCGATGCCGAACCGCTTCATGATCTTCAGCTCGTAGACTCCAGGCACGCCGGGCGGCGGCGGCTCTTCGGCCTGGATCTGCAGATCGAGGATCTCTTCCTTCTCGCCGCGGAACATTGCGAGGATGCGGTGCGAAGGCAGCTTGGTCAGCGGCTCGGAGAATTCGAAATAGTCGGCGAACTTCTCGCCCTCGGTCTTCTTGCCATCGCGCACCTTGGAGGCCATGCGCGCATTGGACCAGACGTCTTCGCGCAATGCGCCGATCAGGTCGGCGTCCTCGTCGAAGCGCTCGACCAGGATGGCACGGGCGCCGTCGAGCGCGGCGGCGGCATCCGCGACGCCCTTCTCGGAATTGACATAGGTTTCGGCCACCACCTTCGGATCGTTGCCGGGCTCCGTCATGAGCTGATTGGCGAGCGGCTCGAGGCCGGCTTCCTTGGCGATCTCGGCCTTGGTGCGGCGCTTCGGCTTGAACGGCAGATAGATGTCTTCCAGACGCGCCTTGCTGTCGGCGGCGAGAATGGAGGCTTCCAGCGCGGCATCGAGCTTGCCCTGCTCGCGGACCGATTCGAGGATGGCCTTGCGGCGGTCTTCCAGCTCGCGCAGATAGCCCAGGCGCTCCTCAAGGGTGCGCAATTGCGCGTCGTCGAGCGCACCGGTCGCTTCCTTGCGGTAGCGCGCGATGAAGGGAACCGTGGCGCCGCCATCGAGCAGCGTCACCGTCGCCTCGACCTGCTCAGCCCGGACCCCAAGCTCCTGCGCAATTTTCTGGTTGATATTTGCCACGCGAGAATCCCTCTATTCCAACCACGCAAGGCGGCGGCGAACCACCGGCTGCGGGACGCCGCTTATGGACCAACCAAGGTTGATTCATCAAGGTGCGGCGCGCAACCGTCGACAGGGGATTTTTTGTCGAACCGATGCGATCTCGCCACAATCGTGGGGATGTCGCTTGTTCTGCCTCTTGCTTGGGCCAAGATATTTGCTCCGTCATCCTGAGGTGCGAGGCGTGCGCTGCAAAGCAGCGCATGCGGAGCGTCGAAGGATGGACGGCCCGGATGCAGCCGGGCTGTCGCCCTTCGAGGCTTGCTCCGCGGCGCGATGCGCCGCAGAGCGCGCACCTCCAGCGACAACCGCTTCGCGGTTGCGCGGGGGTGACGGTTACAAGATTGATCCCCCATCAACGATTTTTGAATCTCAGACACGCCTTCGCAGCCTCGCGGCGCATCTCGCCCGAGTTTTGCTTCTTCGCTCGGCCCTCAAATCCAAGAGGGCGCAGGGAAGACCGGGTGCCGACGGGCACCCGCGGTCCGCTGCGCGAAATGGTGCGCAAAGAGACCGCACAGCAGCATACAGGTGTCGCCGATCACTCGGCCTTCCCTGCGCGATGGTCGGACGGCTTATGCCGTGCTCTCCCGGGAGCCGAACTTTCCTTCTGGCCTCCCTCGCCCCGCGAATTGACGATGCCGTCCGCCCGGTTGGGCTCGCGCACATCTCCGCAAAAGGCTTGACCGTAGCAACGACGGCCAAGACCACACGGTTTTGCCGTACGCTTCAGCGCCGCTCGTCCGCGCGCGGTCACGGGCTCACAGGGACTACCCGCCCTGCCCGCACCTCTCGCGCACGACGCTGCCGCGTCCACCGCAGGCCCGGCTCGCAACTCGTGACGACGTACGATCGCCCCTCAAGGATGAGCCGGGATGGGCGTTACATACGTCATTCCCGAATTTCGGTAAAGTAGAATATTTTTCAGGGCACGGCTTGACACTGTGGCGAAACAGGACGACGGCGACCATCATCTCTGCTGTCATTCCGGGGCGCGCCACTTGGCGCGAGCCCGGAATCCATTGGTCCGCAGAACACGCTGCACGATGGATTCCGGGCTCGCGCTTCGCGCGCCCCGGAATGACGCAGACTGTTGCACTTGACAGACGCCTCCGTTCCACGCCTGTTTGCTCCGCCGGACCACCTGACTTCACGCGAGGACTCTCATGCCAGCCACATCGGTCGGCGTCTTCAAGATCGCCACCAGAGGCCCCGGCGACGTTTCCGGCCTCATGGCCATGATCGCCTCCGGCGCGATCGAGGCCAAATCGATCCTCGCCATCCTCGGCAAGACCGAGGGCAATGGCGGCGTCAACGACTTTACCCGGGAGTATGCGGTGGCCGCGCTGTGCACGGCGCTGGCGCCGCAGCTCGGCCTTTCCGCGCACGAGGTCGAGCAGCGCA includes:
- a CDS encoding xanthine dehydrogenase family protein molybdopterin-binding subunit gives rise to the protein MNILPGNLRFGAGQPVKRLEDQRLLTGKGQFIDDKPEEGALWLYVLRSPHAHAKLVSIDTGAAASMPGVTAIYTGADLVKDDIGTIPTLSIFKRPDGKPMTVPPRRLLAHEIVRYAGEAVAAVVASSRTEAQSAAEAIVVEYDVQPAVVDPVEAVKPGAPVVWPEAPDNIVGAMSYGDAAKADEAFAKAAHTVELDIVSQRLVPSAMEPRSTIAEIDRKTGRLLLHVQSQTPASTRDVLAEAVLKRPKDSVRVLVGDIGGGFGQKTNLYPEDGIVAYAATKLSKKIRWRGDRTDEFVGGTHGRDLTSTASFALDEKGKVLAYRVKSIGCTGAYSSGAANIIPLVLGPFVQTGVYDLPLVHFEIKSVMTHTAPVGAYRGAGRPEAVFIVERLFDAAARKIGMDPRAIRKANYIKPAQLPYTNAAGQVYDSGAFAHMLDRAVKLADWDGFAARKKAARKKGLLYGRGLTSYIEWTGGRAHTEKVSLHATSEGRVILHSGTMAMGQGLQTTYTQMISDTLGIPMEKIDVVQGDTDLAQGFGSVGSRSLFVGGTAVAVSSNDLIQKAREKAANVLETSIEDIEYQGGMLTVVGTDRRISLFDLAEKEGGAKLSVDSEGEVDGPSWPNGTHICEVEIDPETGVSKVVRYTTVDDVGVAVNPMLVTGQIHGGVAQGIGQALYEGVSYDADGQLLTASYQDYCIPRADDVPPIVVTLDDSAPCRTNPLGAKGCGESGAIGGPPCVTNGVMDALAELGITQLNTPLTPQKIWKAIRDAKAAR
- a CDS encoding dihydrodipicolinate synthase family protein, whose product is MTEFHGVFPYLVSPVDADGSVRTKVLARLCDDLIGAGVHGLTPLGSTGEFAYLNAAQRTAVVQTTIEAAKGRVPVVAGVASTSTADAVAQAKAYQKLGANGILAILEAYFPLADAQVESYFRGIADAVDIPVVMYTNPQFQRSDLTLDVIARLAAHPRIGYIKDASTNTGRLLSIMNRCGDALRVFSASAHIPAAVMLIGGLGWMAGPACIIPRQSVALYDLCKAGRWDEAMALQRRLWRINEAFARFNLAACIKAGLASQGYEVGDPVPPQAPLTDDARKVVEAALRELA
- a CDS encoding GGDEF domain-containing protein — translated: MPITMLSRHLHPDPRIRRELVDLLYTSLPQVSAIGVTSVTGAVALAVMSGDAGYAVVAAFIFITASARIFSLFRYKSRAAQFSDADVIRWERLYGAGASAFGLALGMLSYRALQIDDDPGAWIAFGLSMSFCVGMVSRAAIRPWIILTTAAILLAPTIAASLLRPELAYKLGAVMLVFFWLTLREASEHLSAAFVERLEAKHRLARQATHDFLTGLPNRAAFLQAPADTRGDFAIIAIDLDGFKPVNDRHGHHAGDDLLRQVAERLSFCIGGTGLAARFGGDEFMMLKPVAAGRDGREEALALARRAILDLSIPFLLTDIPVRIGASAGILVSAGAATAGATAQLLERVDRALYAAKRAGGSRFAWADEDFGLERAAG
- a CDS encoding VOC family protein produces the protein MTIDLTRRTLLQLAGAASLAMAAAAAARAEGMPQGGGPTYASRTPMRVGMVTLRVKDLGKVADYYRDVIGLTVMERSASAARLGTAGITLLVLEARPDAAIEPRNAAGLYHTAFLMPTRKDLARWLVAAASHRVPLSGFADHLVSESVYLDDPEGNGIEVYADRDPSQWQWSEGSVKMATDELNIPDLLSLTNTRVADYARAPDGLRVGHMHLRVGDLAQAESFYHGTIGLDPTRKRNGAAFLSSGRYHHHLGMNVWQSQGAGQRDDAATGLAWFSLVTAKQDILAAQEERLRKGGAQLTTLANGVEAIDPWGTRVRLLRA
- a CDS encoding S1C family serine protease — its product is MTDSTPLSSLSSALADVVAHAAPSVVSVHSHRSRATGFVWKPGLIVTADEALADEGEVQIALPDGSTVAAVIAGRDHTTDIALLRADTGLAPVKLATTVPPLGTLSVVVAADRDAPSAALGMVSASGKGWRSLRGGEIDARIELDVRLRFGQQGGLALDASGQAFGMAVLGPRRVLVIPTATIARVAAQLETRGRIARGYLGLGLQPVRLDDGMGAMVMNVDKAGPSATAGIRQGDVIVAVNDQKLSGVRALSRTLGPASVGAVVDVAARRGGEPVSFKVTVGERPEA
- a CDS encoding response regulator transcription factor, producing MSGDTTPEIVLSLEIDDPALADRLAALLGNVAGLRLAAPGEQAAATVVARDPRSMPDDIALTQRELDVLALMAEGASNKMIARQLGISVHTVKFHVGSLLDKLDATGRTDAVAHAARRGVIEL
- a CDS encoding Tex family protein yields the protein MANINQKIAQELGVRAEQVEATVTLLDGGATVPFIARYRKEATGALDDAQLRTLEERLGYLRELEDRRKAILESVREQGKLDAALEASILAADSKARLEDIYLPFKPKRRTKAEIAKEAGLEPLANQLMTEPGNDPKVVAETYVNSEKGVADAAAALDGARAILVERFDEDADLIGALREDVWSNARMASKVRDGKKTEGEKFADYFEFSEPLTKLPSHRILAMFRGEKEEILDLQIQAEEPPPPGVPGVYELKIMKRFGIADLKRAGDRWLVDTVRWAWRTKIQVHLNIDLRMRLWNAAETEAVRVFASNLRDLLLAAPAGTRVTMGLDPGFRTGVKVAVTDATGKVVDTAVIYPHEPQRQWNEALAILGKLALKHRVELIAIGNGTASRETDKLAGDLVKGLAELKMTKIVVSEAGASVYSASAFASEELPGLDVTLRGAVSIARRLQDPLAELVKIEPKAIGVGQYQHDLGQAKLAKSLDAVVEDCVNAVGVDVNTASAPLLARVSGVGSGLAQSIVAHRDANGPFKSRKALKEVPRLGPKAFEQCAGFLRILGGEDPLDASGVHPEAYPVVRRILAATKSDIKALIGSSEVVRTLKPKDFVDETFGLPTVTDILRELEKPGRDPRPAFKAAVFKEGVEEIKHLQKGMILEGTVTNVAAFGAFVDIGVHQDGLVHISAMSKTYIKDPREVVKPGDIVKVKVLDFEVARKRISLTLRLDDEVGAKKDAPGMQRDNSSRNPARMTSSAPRKQEASSGGGALAEAMRRAAEKNGGKRA